A single region of the Syngnathoides biaculeatus isolate LvHL_M chromosome 17, ASM1980259v1, whole genome shotgun sequence genome encodes:
- the LOC133490393 gene encoding progestin and adipoQ receptor family member 3-like, with amino-acid sequence MLKTSHYMELGSYTSWPVLLPQKIRLYTFEQLPMYLRENPYITDGYRAHLPSKLCLRSIFILSNETVNIWSHLLGFLLFFSLSVNDCVRVLPASGAGRGDYIIYAIGLFCFQVCMLCSVGYHLFLCHRSEKTSRRWLALDYAGISVGILGCYVPGIYYSFYCNPFWRQVYSLTVLCMILLVFGAQFHPRYMTAEWRCLRVSIFFGIAVIGVVPTCHWVLLNGGLTCDVVKMFLPRLIVMYLIGAAAFVFYITKMPERCFPGHVNYVGASHQVWHVLVVAMLYWWHQTAVDIMQFRHSQPCK; translated from the exons ATGCTGAAGACGAGCCACTACATGGAGCTGGGCAGCTACACGTCATGGCCTGTGCTCTTACCGCAGAAGATAAGACTATACACCTTTGAGCAACTCCCCATGTACCTCAGAGAGAACCCCTACATCACGGACGGCTATCGGGCCCACCTGCCCTCCAAACTCTGCCTCAGGAG TATTTTCATTCTGTCCAATGAGACTGTGAACATTTGGAGCCACCTGCTGGgcttccttctcttcttctcccTGTCGGTCAATGACTGCGTGAGGGTGTTGCCAGCTTCTGGAGCCGGCAGAGGGGACTACATCATCTATGCCATCGGACTGTTTTGCTTCCAG GTGTGCATGTTGTGTTCCGTCGGCTATCATCTGTTCCTGTGCCACCGATCGGAGAAGACGAGTCGTCGCTGGCTGGCGCTGGACTACGCGGGCATTTCCGTCGGCATCCTGGGTTGTTACGTGCCTGGCATCTATTATTCCTTTTATTGCAATCCT TTTTGGCGTCAGGTCTACTCGCTGACGGTGCTGTGCATGATCCTGTTAGTCTTCGGCGCTCAGTTCCACCCACGGTACATGACCGCTGAGTGGCGCTGCCTAAGGGTGTCCATCTTCTTCGGCATCGCCGTTATCGGTGTGGTTCCGACGTGCCATTGGGTGTTGCTCAATGGGGGGCTAACGTGCGACGTCGTGAAG ATGTTCCTCCCCCGCCTGATTGTCATGTACCTCATCGGTGCGGCCGCTTTCGTGTTCTACATTACCAAGATGCCCGAGCGCTGCTTCCCCG gccACGTGAACTACGTTGGCGCCAGCCATCAGGTGTGGCATGTTTTGGTGGTTGCCATGCTTTACTGGTGGCATCAGACCGCAGTGGACATCATGCAGTTCCGGCACAGCCAGCCCTGCAAATAA